Proteins found in one Phycisphaerales bacterium AB-hyl4 genomic segment:
- a CDS encoding tyrosine-type recombinase/integrase, which yields MTIPTVGDASCPGLPTASARPSAWARWPDRQIATLASFIDDYIASRTDLTPGTLQTFKTARDRLLSFFDADREMRTITGEETERYRIHLIKQGYAENSIRGYTKKARHFFRVAIKRDLLHSNPFEGLPATVTTNLERFYYVGRGEIDAVLDACPDERWRLIVALARYGGVRVPTEILPLRWQDVDWENQRMKITSPKTKHQGKGSRVIPLFPELVPHLRAAFEAAEEGSTLIFTGSLTSKTNLRTQLQRIIKRAGLEPWPKLFQNMRSTRETELAEQFPLHVVCRWIGNTEMVATKFYLQFTDEHFERAVQPAGSGDEAAQNAAQQSAAEPCTDANDAPNEKPQVPDGSD from the coding sequence GTGACGATCCCAACGGTCGGCGACGCATCCTGTCCAGGGCTGCCGACGGCAAGCGCAAGACCATCCGCTTGGGCAAGATGGCCCGACCGGCAGATCGCCACGCTCGCATCGTTCATCGATGACTACATCGCCAGCCGAACCGATCTGACGCCCGGCACGCTCCAGACCTTCAAAACGGCCCGCGATCGCCTCCTATCGTTCTTTGATGCTGATCGGGAGATGCGAACCATCACCGGTGAGGAAACCGAGCGATACCGCATCCACCTCATCAAGCAGGGCTACGCCGAGAACAGCATCCGCGGCTACACAAAGAAAGCCCGGCATTTCTTCCGCGTGGCCATCAAGCGGGATCTGCTCCACAGCAACCCTTTCGAGGGGCTGCCCGCGACCGTGACGACGAATCTGGAGCGGTTCTACTACGTCGGCCGGGGAGAGATCGATGCGGTGCTCGACGCCTGCCCCGATGAGCGGTGGCGGTTGATTGTTGCGCTGGCCCGGTACGGCGGCGTCCGCGTGCCGACGGAGATCCTGCCGCTGCGTTGGCAGGATGTGGACTGGGAAAATCAGCGGATGAAAATCACCAGTCCGAAGACCAAGCATCAAGGCAAAGGAAGCCGGGTGATCCCGCTGTTCCCCGAGTTGGTCCCGCACCTCCGCGCCGCGTTTGAGGCGGCGGAGGAAGGCAGCACGCTCATCTTCACCGGCAGCCTCACGTCGAAAACGAACCTGCGGACCCAGCTTCAACGGATCATCAAACGGGCTGGGCTGGAGCCCTGGCCGAAGCTGTTCCAGAACATGCGCTCGACGCGGGAGACGGAACTGGCAGAGCAGTTCCCGCTGCACGTGGTCTGCCGGTGGATCGGCAACACGGAGATGGTGGCCACGAAGTTCTACCTGCAGTTCACTGACGAGCATTTCGAGCGAGCCGTCCAGCCTGCTGGAAGCGGCGATGAGGCGGCGCAGAATGCGGCGCAGCAATCAGCCGCTGAGCCGTGCACGGATGCGAACGATGCGCCCAACGAAAAACCGCAAGTACCGGACGGTTCCGAT
- a CDS encoding helix-turn-helix domain-containing protein yields the protein MMYSKPLTRPSEKTYENPLQYLTYRQAAALLQVSERKLSTMKRNGEIPHLKLGKSVRFSRAHLEQWLNDQLRGGNGSKTNEGQV from the coding sequence ATGATGTACAGCAAACCCCTGACTCGACCCAGTGAAAAAACTTACGAAAACCCTCTTCAATACTTGACTTACAGGCAGGCGGCTGCTCTCCTGCAGGTGTCGGAACGCAAGCTCTCCACGATGAAGCGCAACGGCGAGATCCCGCACCTCAAGCTCGGCAAGTCGGTGCGGTTCAGCCGAGCCCATCTGGAGCAGTGGCTTAACGACCAATTGCGGGGCGGCAACGGCAGCAAGACGAACGAGGGGCAGGTGTAG
- a CDS encoding site-specific DNA-methyltransferase codes for MPRQPVTNARRAATDLQPMLTRLHELMAEQKQQAFEIGDLVNHLVEQHGQRVKHLAANLGVSRQRLGEYRQTALAFPPDQRRHGLDFHFYTIAARSARKLGIAPKAALAHILEHRLGTTRQATAFLARQVRAHAAVRAGQHSTPVDDDLINRHHHADFRDIVPNLPDASVKLVIADPPYGQYANLDDGHHPTPTASHRKCDNITDADAREVTIDLLRVALPKLAPNGCLILFRPGACADPAWLTDAIATHGYHCHRALTWLKGKVKLGRGDEPYGISTERLLVLSRAGDRLHNHDGSPRTDILTFKPPRPTYATGHTHHLFEKPTDLCAFLIRKHTYPNDLILEPFGGTGPASRAAATLDRRWIYCETHADIYATVSA; via the coding sequence ATGCCCCGCCAACCGGTGACGAACGCTCGTCGCGCCGCGACCGACCTCCAGCCGATGCTGACGCGCCTGCACGAGCTGATGGCCGAGCAGAAGCAGCAGGCTTTCGAGATCGGCGACCTGGTCAACCACCTCGTCGAGCAGCACGGCCAACGCGTCAAACATCTCGCCGCCAACCTCGGCGTTTCCCGCCAGCGCCTTGGCGAATACCGCCAGACCGCGCTCGCCTTCCCGCCCGACCAGCGCCGGCATGGCCTCGACTTCCACTTCTACACCATCGCCGCCCGCTCGGCCCGCAAGCTCGGCATCGCCCCCAAGGCCGCCCTCGCCCACATTCTCGAACACCGCCTCGGCACAACGCGACAAGCCACCGCGTTCCTCGCCCGGCAGGTCCGCGCCCATGCCGCCGTGCGCGCCGGCCAACACAGCACGCCCGTGGATGACGACCTGATCAACCGTCACCACCACGCCGACTTCCGCGACATCGTGCCGAACCTGCCCGACGCCAGCGTCAAGCTCGTCATCGCCGATCCACCCTATGGCCAGTACGCCAACCTCGACGACGGCCATCACCCCACGCCCACAGCGAGCCATCGCAAGTGCGACAACATCACCGACGCCGACGCCCGTGAAGTCACCATCGACCTGCTCCGCGTCGCGCTGCCCAAGCTTGCCCCCAACGGCTGCCTCATCCTCTTCCGCCCCGGCGCCTGCGCCGATCCCGCCTGGCTGACCGATGCCATTGCAACCCATGGCTACCACTGCCACCGCGCCCTGACCTGGCTCAAAGGCAAGGTCAAGCTCGGCCGCGGCGACGAACCCTACGGCATCAGCACCGAACGCCTCCTCGTCCTCTCCCGTGCCGGCGATCGTCTTCACAACCATGACGGCTCCCCGCGGACCGACATCCTCACCTTCAAACCCCCGCGCCCCACCTACGCCACCGGCCACACCCACCACCTCTTCGAAAAACCCACCGACCTCTGCGCCTTCCTCATCCGCAAACACACCTACCCCAACGACCTCATCCTCGAACCCTTCGGCGGCACCGGCCCCGCCAGCCGTGCTGCGGCGACTCTCGATCGACGTTGGATCTATTGCGAAACGCACGCCGACATTTACGCCACGGTGTCAGCATGA
- a CDS encoding recombinase family protein, with product MKENKKYPSDRWRGKRFICSVRQSDDSEGTTSTEAQLKWLHEEGRQRGMIHVDDIVLNGVTGSLPGKRQDLPDLIERKRTKDDFDVLMVQRLDRLTRGGSQHGNWFLFECTRVGIELLCPGDNLPEDGPILISLRP from the coding sequence ATGAAGGAAAACAAGAAATACCCAAGTGACCGCTGGCGTGGCAAGCGGTTCATCTGCAGCGTGCGCCAAAGTGACGACAGCGAAGGTACCACCAGCACTGAGGCGCAGCTCAAGTGGCTGCACGAGGAGGGTCGGCAGCGCGGCATGATCCATGTCGATGACATCGTCCTCAATGGCGTCACCGGCTCGCTGCCAGGCAAGCGGCAGGACCTGCCGGACCTGATCGAGCGCAAGCGGACAAAGGATGACTTTGACGTCCTCATGGTCCAGCGACTCGATCGACTGACGCGCGGCGGCAGCCAGCATGGGAACTGGTTCCTGTTCGAATGCACCCGCGTCGGTATCGAACTGTTGTGTCCCGGGGACAATCTGCCTGAAGACGGGCCTATACTGATCTCATTACGACCCTGA
- a CDS encoding recombinase family protein gives MHALQTGANTIVGQTPYGCNRLYLNCEDKPLFVIRNLGDGRQQKLHAETDVVIDTYGRAGGGSKGHYRKQKEEKPVIVPGVPAKANVVREIFDLHYNQRLGGRRIANQLNERGVLSPTGKSWSQRQVESIYENPVYCGVALGNHVRQSIYHSRGTDRPEAVQHDPQVLATCQNAPRSLRPPDEWVWEDQPMMNDFLSTALRDKALTQIRQLLDERWQRSQDPTQPKRSPSKHKASEYVLTDLLFAKQDGGSLTGTRSGKNCRYKRYYRHRKGRSVARKGSPYNKLIPAEALEQSVLDLIRRVSGDEPYLRQRITEVIESQASHTPDAQTLADLRQQREAITKKVQLIVQTFDAANLADARPELDRLSRQRSELEQQIAQHEQASQYADEDPEAIATYAIARLASVDKLLTDLTPTVKRELVETFVERIEVDMATIRTSQFRIDPDPRRLSPRVGIRNWDDPR, from the coding sequence ATGCATGCGCTGCAGACCGGGGCGAACACCATCGTCGGGCAGACGCCATACGGCTGCAATCGTCTGTACCTCAACTGCGAGGACAAGCCGCTGTTTGTCATCCGGAACCTCGGTGACGGCCGGCAGCAGAAGCTGCACGCCGAGACGGACGTCGTCATCGACACCTATGGTCGCGCGGGTGGGGGCAGCAAGGGCCATTACCGCAAACAGAAAGAAGAAAAGCCGGTCATCGTCCCCGGCGTCCCGGCCAAGGCGAACGTGGTGCGCGAAATCTTCGACCTGCATTACAACCAGCGCCTCGGTGGCAGGCGGATCGCCAACCAGCTCAACGAACGCGGCGTGCTCTCGCCGACGGGCAAAAGCTGGAGCCAGCGTCAGGTCGAAAGCATCTACGAGAACCCGGTCTACTGTGGCGTGGCGCTGGGCAACCACGTCAGGCAGTCGATCTACCATTCCCGCGGCACGGACCGCCCCGAGGCCGTCCAGCATGATCCGCAGGTGCTGGCCACGTGCCAGAACGCGCCGCGGTCCCTGCGTCCACCGGATGAGTGGGTGTGGGAAGATCAGCCAATGATGAACGACTTCCTATCAACAGCGTTGCGCGACAAGGCGCTCACGCAGATTCGCCAGTTGCTGGACGAACGCTGGCAGCGCAGCCAGGACCCCACGCAGCCCAAGCGTTCGCCGAGCAAGCACAAGGCCAGTGAGTACGTGCTGACCGACCTGCTGTTCGCCAAGCAGGATGGCGGCTCGCTCACCGGCACGCGCAGCGGCAAAAACTGCAGGTACAAGCGCTACTACCGCCATCGCAAGGGCCGTTCGGTTGCTCGCAAGGGCAGTCCGTACAACAAGCTCATCCCTGCTGAGGCGCTGGAGCAGAGCGTGCTCGACCTGATTCGACGCGTCAGCGGCGATGAGCCGTACCTGCGGCAGCGGATCACGGAGGTTATCGAGTCCCAGGCGAGTCACACGCCCGACGCGCAGACGCTTGCCGACCTGCGTCAGCAGCGGGAGGCGATCACGAAAAAAGTGCAATTGATCGTGCAGACATTCGATGCCGCCAACCTCGCAGACGCTCGCCCTGAACTGGATCGGCTTTCACGGCAGCGAAGCGAGTTGGAGCAGCAGATCGCTCAGCACGAGCAGGCCAGCCAGTACGCAGACGAGGACCCCGAGGCGATCGCCACGTATGCTATCGCTCGTCTGGCGTCCGTGGACAAGCTGCTGACCGACCTGACGCCGACGGTCAAACGCGAACTGGTCGAAACGTTCGTGGAGCGTATTGAGGTTGACATGGCGACCATTCGGACCAGTCAATTCCGGATCGATCCCGACCCGAGGCGGCTCTCGCCTCGGGTCGGGATTCGCAACTGGGACGACCCCAGGTAG
- a CDS encoding fibronectin type III domain-containing protein: MSDRHRSRSMFNHTMPVLLAGVIAFLAAAPVLADDMVEYGKILVDFDSTWRYHDGDVDLGTAWLDPDYDDSDWNEGPGLLGYDTRDRNWPGPGLQTELEEYLITYYFRKSFDYDGSTDGVSVRLDQIIDDGAVYYLNGEEIGRTEWMPEGDVGFGTATTRPINPSLETGVFEFDASKLRQGRNVLAVSVHNNGRSSSDICFGMRLIAAESLQTPVALLLTWQQDPTTTMTVIWHSKDENDTGVIEYAPLGNDADHATAEVSRQRPMPYSDRHIYIAEITGLEPGSDYQFRIRRDAAGENSPHYRFRTMPAEADRPIRFAAGGDTRQSQPRMERTNRVAMQYDIEFVVWGGDFAYADGQPERVDRWYEWFDANMNTLIDDDGRVVPVIPTIGNHEVRGGYYWGQGRGEDAYEDSDAFREEIAPYYYSLFPFPGHPGYAMLDFGDYMSLVLLDSDHTTPIGGEQTSWLEQQLADRQDVPHVFPVYHVPGFPSHRSYDSAVHVRVREHWVPLFEQYDVRVAFENHDHTYKRTVPIRDGEQADDGVVYLGDGAWGVGTREPHDVNETWYLERAEAKRHAIIVTIHGESQDFKAIDENGKLIDHHISRPRH, translated from the coding sequence ATGAGCGACCGACACCGTTCACGTTCCATGTTCAACCACACCATGCCCGTCCTGCTGGCAGGCGTGATCGCCTTCCTCGCCGCCGCTCCGGTGCTCGCCGACGACATGGTCGAATACGGCAAGATTCTGGTCGACTTCGACAGCACGTGGCGTTACCACGACGGCGACGTCGACCTCGGCACGGCGTGGCTCGACCCCGACTATGACGACAGTGACTGGAACGAGGGCCCCGGCCTGCTCGGCTACGACACGCGCGACCGCAACTGGCCCGGGCCAGGCCTGCAGACGGAACTGGAGGAGTACCTGATCACTTACTACTTCCGCAAGTCGTTCGACTATGACGGCTCGACCGACGGCGTCAGTGTTCGCCTCGACCAGATCATCGACGACGGTGCGGTGTACTACCTCAACGGTGAAGAGATCGGCCGAACCGAGTGGATGCCCGAAGGCGATGTCGGCTTCGGTACGGCCACCACACGCCCCATCAACCCGAGTTTGGAAACCGGCGTCTTCGAATTCGACGCATCCAAGCTGCGTCAGGGGAGGAACGTGCTGGCCGTGTCCGTGCATAACAATGGCCGAAGCAGTTCGGATATCTGCTTCGGCATGCGTCTGATCGCTGCTGAAAGCCTGCAGACGCCCGTCGCGCTGTTGTTGACCTGGCAGCAGGATCCGACCACGACGATGACGGTCATCTGGCACAGCAAAGACGAAAACGATACGGGCGTGATCGAGTATGCCCCGCTCGGTAACGATGCCGATCACGCGACTGCCGAGGTCAGCCGCCAGCGCCCCATGCCTTACTCCGACCGCCACATCTACATCGCTGAAATCACCGGCCTGGAACCCGGCTCGGACTATCAGTTCCGCATTCGCCGCGACGCGGCTGGCGAAAACAGCCCCCACTACCGATTTCGCACCATGCCAGCCGAGGCTGATCGCCCCATCCGCTTCGCCGCCGGCGGCGACACACGTCAGTCGCAACCGAGAATGGAACGGACCAACCGCGTGGCCATGCAATACGACATCGAGTTCGTCGTCTGGGGCGGCGACTTCGCCTACGCCGATGGTCAGCCGGAGCGCGTCGACCGCTGGTACGAATGGTTCGACGCCAACATGAACACCCTCATCGACGACGACGGCCGCGTCGTGCCCGTCATCCCCACGATCGGCAACCACGAAGTACGCGGCGGCTACTACTGGGGGCAAGGGCGCGGTGAAGATGCTTACGAAGATTCCGACGCCTTCCGCGAAGAGATCGCCCCTTACTACTACAGCCTCTTCCCTTTCCCCGGCCACCCCGGCTACGCCATGCTCGACTTCGGCGACTACATGTCACTTGTCCTCCTCGACTCCGACCACACCACGCCCATCGGCGGCGAACAGACCTCCTGGCTGGAACAGCAACTCGCCGATCGGCAGGACGTCCCGCATGTCTTCCCCGTCTACCATGTGCCCGGGTTCCCTTCTCACCGCAGCTACGACAGCGCTGTCCACGTCCGCGTGCGCGAACACTGGGTCCCCCTCTTCGAACAGTACGACGTGCGCGTCGCCTTTGAAAACCACGACCACACCTACAAGCGAACCGTCCCGATTCGTGACGGCGAACAGGCTGACGACGGCGTCGTCTATCTCGGCGACGGCGCATGGGGCGTCGGCACACGCGAACCGCATGACGTGAACGAAACCTGGTACCTCGAACGGGCCGAGGCGAAACGCCACGCCATCATCGTCACCATTCATGGCGAATCACAGGATTTCAAGGCGATTGACGAGAACGGCAAACTCATCGACCACCATATCTCCCGCCCACGCCATTGA
- a CDS encoding type II secretion system protein has protein sequence MTLTDQSRIRSTAFTLIELLVVITIIALLVAILLPALARAREAAQATRCLSNQRQIGIALAGYQAESSGFFPPMFPGYHPDNPSSNNLSSDGFYDWSSTLMTLDHLTGKEVYICPSNGHIDRSRVILASTHHTIFKANSYGYNRLHIGTSARYLPPYHTADPNLSPPAREDQIRSPSSTITVADAWLLKPPENDPATNETIHYFMDRSTNSGRINETLHGGPQMLWADGHATRQSAEWLAEEVYNPIYDTEGGSPLLRRFPR, from the coding sequence ATGACTTTGACGGACCAGTCCCGTATTCGTTCGACCGCCTTTACCCTTATCGAGCTTCTGGTCGTGATTACGATCATCGCCTTGCTTGTCGCCATTCTGTTGCCCGCTCTCGCCAGGGCAAGGGAAGCGGCTCAAGCGACCCGTTGCCTGAGTAACCAGCGGCAGATCGGCATTGCGTTGGCGGGATATCAGGCCGAATCCAGTGGTTTCTTTCCGCCGATGTTCCCGGGATATCATCCCGACAACCCCTCTTCTAACAATCTATCGTCTGATGGGTTCTATGACTGGTCGAGCACGCTGATGACGCTTGACCATCTGACGGGCAAGGAAGTGTATATATGTCCCTCCAACGGGCATATTGATCGTTCGCGCGTCATTCTTGCGTCCACACATCACACCATTTTCAAGGCGAACTCTTACGGCTACAACCGCCTGCACATCGGCACAAGCGCTCGCTATCTGCCGCCATACCACACCGCCGACCCGAACCTGTCGCCACCTGCGCGTGAAGATCAGATCAGATCGCCGAGCAGCACCATCACGGTGGCCGACGCATGGCTTTTGAAGCCGCCAGAGAACGATCCGGCCACGAACGAGACCATTCACTATTTCATGGACAGAAGCACCAACTCCGGCAGAATCAACGAGACTCTGCACGGCGGGCCGCAGATGCTATGGGCGGATGGACATGCCACGCGACAGTCCGCCGAGTGGCTTGCGGAGGAAGTTTATAATCCGATCTACGACACTGAAGGCGGCAGTCCATTGCTGCGGCGTTTCCCTCGCTAG